In a single window of the Campylobacter hyointestinalis subsp. lawsonii genome:
- a CDS encoding CZB domain-containing protein produces the protein MFSQSEEVENISIKSNEHIQEFIGKFGDLVKSSKFIECSSTIISTDIFVSLAKLDHVIFKIIGYGHVLTKDYESMSDHLNCRLGKWYAGAGKEAFGTTPQYAKLIEPHKHVHESINKAIDLSKNHSSHDKVIEQFNKAEEESLKLFNIFNEMVEAKTCSMD, from the coding sequence ATGTTTTCTCAAAGCGAAGAAGTGGAAAATATCTCAATAAAATCAAATGAACATATTCAAGAATTTATTGGTAAATTTGGTGATTTGGTTAAGAGCTCAAAATTTATAGAGTGTAGCTCAACTATAATATCAACAGATATATTTGTTAGTCTTGCAAAACTAGACCATGTGATATTCAAAATAATTGGATACGGACATGTTCTTACTAAAGATTATGAGTCTATGAGCGATCATCTTAATTGTCGTCTAGGCAAATGGTATGCTGGTGCAGGAAAAGAAGCATTCGGAACTACACCACAATATGCAAAACTAATAGAACCACATAAACATGTTCATGAATCTATAAATAAAGCTATTGATCTATCTAAAAACCACTCTTCTCACGACAAAGTAATTGAGCAGTTTAATAAGGCTGAAGAAGAAAGCTTAAAACTATTTAATATATTTAATGAAATGGTTGAAGCCAAAACTTGCTCTATGGATTAG
- the trmA gene encoding tRNA (uridine(54)-C5)-methyltransferase TrmA — translation MKLDCVYIKDCGSCIFETSYDEQIRFKQGFVRELFDEFYSGEFEFFSSPVSKFRSRAEFGIYHDNDGISYSMRGADKKFVKINACEIVSAQISNLMPILLKKISSVLALKQKLFGVEFISTKNEILVILLYHKDIYAIKKELEDLHFELSVNLIARSRGKKLVFGSPYLNETLSIQGKDYSYTFGDAAFIQPNTIMNEKMISWALECSSNTKDLLELYCGHGNFTIPMSFKFKKVLATEISKNSILSAQKNCESNSAKNIKFLRMSAEELMEAFAKKREFIRLKDICLDEFDFSHILVDPPRAGCDESVLAFMKKYENIIYISCNPLTLKENLKTLCKTHRIAKFAIFDQFVHTKHIECGVLLRKI, via the coding sequence TTGAAGCTTGATTGCGTGTATATTAAGGACTGCGGAAGCTGTATTTTTGAAACTAGCTATGATGAGCAGATCAGATTTAAGCAAGGTTTTGTAAGAGAGTTGTTTGATGAATTTTATAGTGGTGAATTTGAGTTTTTTAGTTCGCCTGTGTCTAAATTTAGAAGTAGGGCGGAGTTTGGAATTTATCACGATAATGATGGCATTAGCTACTCTATGAGAGGAGCAGATAAGAAATTTGTCAAGATAAATGCGTGTGAGATAGTAAGCGCTCAGATATCAAATTTAATGCCTATCTTGCTAAAAAAAATAAGCTCTGTTTTGGCTTTAAAACAGAAGCTTTTTGGGGTGGAGTTTATCTCTACAAAAAATGAAATTTTGGTTATTTTGCTTTATCATAAAGACATTTACGCTATAAAAAAAGAGCTTGAAGACCTTCATTTTGAACTAAGTGTAAATTTGATAGCTAGAAGTAGGGGTAAAAAGCTTGTTTTTGGCAGCCCTTATCTAAATGAGACTTTGTCTATACAAGGTAAGGACTATAGCTATACTTTTGGCGATGCAGCTTTTATCCAACCTAATACGATTATGAATGAAAAAATGATCTCTTGGGCATTGGAGTGTTCTTCAAATACAAAAGATTTACTAGAGCTTTACTGCGGACATGGGAATTTTACTATCCCGATGAGTTTTAAATTTAAAAAAGTATTAGCTACTGAGATAAGTAAAAACTCTATTTTAAGTGCTCAAAAAAACTGCGAATCAAACAGTGCGAAAAATATCAAATTCCTAAGAATGAGTGCAGAAGAGCTTATGGAAGCGTTTGCTAAGAAAAGAGAGTTTATCCGTCTTAAAGATATCTGTTTAGACGAGTTTGATTTTAGTCATATTTTAGTAGATCCGCCACGTGCAGGCTGCGATGAAAGCGTACTAGCATTTATGAAAAAATATGAAAATATCATTTATATATCTTGTAATCCTCTAACTTTAAAAGAAAATTTAAAAACTCTTTGTAAAACTCATAGAATAGCTAAATTTGCTATCTTTGATCAGTTTGTGCATACAAAACATATAGAATGTGGAGTTTTACTAAGAAAAATTTAA
- a CDS encoding SDR family NAD(P)-dependent oxidoreductase: MKNTAFITGASSGFGEALARGLSKEGFKLILLARRKDRLESLAKELGNTHIICADIRDKNAVFKAIDELPKEFKDIEILINNAGLALGQESVMDAKMEDFETMIDTNIKGLIYATKATLPLMKNGGYIFNLGSVAGSWPYPGGNVYGATKAFVEQFSLNLRNDLKGKNIRVTTIKPGIAKTEFSLVRFKGDKQKSDNVYNSTKYLEANDIAQIVIDCINLPKHVNINTLEVMPTTQSWAGFFFEKE, encoded by the coding sequence GTGAAAAATACAGCTTTTATAACAGGAGCAAGCTCTGGATTTGGAGAGGCTCTTGCTAGAGGACTTAGCAAAGAGGGCTTTAAGCTCATACTTTTAGCAAGGCGTAAAGATAGACTTGAAAGTCTTGCTAAAGAGCTTGGAAATACGCACATAATATGTGCTGATATCAGAGATAAAAATGCTGTTTTTAAAGCAATCGATGAGCTTCCAAAAGAGTTTAAGGATATAGAAATTCTTATAAATAACGCAGGTCTTGCTCTAGGGCAAGAGAGCGTAATGGATGCAAAAATGGAAGATTTTGAAACTATGATAGATACAAATATCAAAGGGCTCATCTATGCTACAAAAGCGACTTTGCCACTAATGAAAAATGGCGGATATATATTTAATCTCGGCTCAGTTGCTGGGAGTTGGCCATATCCTGGCGGAAATGTTTATGGTGCTACGAAAGCCTTCGTGGAGCAGTTTAGTCTAAATCTTAGAAATGACTTAAAAGGTAAAAATATTAGAGTAACGACGATAAAGCCTGGAATCGCTAAAACTGAGTTTAGCCTAGTAAGATTTAAAGGCGATAAGCAAAAAAGCGACAATGTTTATAACTCTACTAAATACCTAGAAGCTAACGATATCGCGCAAATAGTCATAGACTGCATAAATTTACCTAAACACGTAAATATAAATACTCTTGAAGTTATGCCTACTACTCAGAGTTGGGCAGGTTTTTTCTTTGAAAAAGAGTAA
- a CDS encoding COG3400 family protein, producing MKNILIIADGILANHFLERLFNSRNNSLHNYTIITYNDETLPQNRVNFENFNFLNFDPTSFSKLRLHIKSEFEKIMIIMERELDARSVYENLKKINQKVEIDIMDFWGLEDKLNNDYLLRLIDVRKILSSRFMDFLPDVPVIADNIGLGIGEIMEVKVPNGSSYAYRHIGNIRKKKWKIAMIYRHQNYIIATPDTIILPNDVLLIVGEPRVLESVFRAVKKEPGQFPSPFGNNIYLSLDMKNMSESAIFALINDSLLLHSKLNNKKLFINVINPTLSPVFDEIKKLPSKNIFVNIDYFTSNYNIAKKVMSELDIGLVITNTEFFKKNKKMFWSLKTPVLKIGKSGFPFVKRGVVVGNEEDAEYQSSVIMDCCTQLNFDIDFYHFDAKFDQKTDNLMEHFDSLSKIFNKKVNIIRDNHNPILKLRKRSDMLQFISFSTKVLEGGFFSIFSKDMGRLHYILDKNYQLFIPQSDKI from the coding sequence ATGAAAAATATCTTAATAATTGCAGATGGTATTTTAGCAAATCATTTCTTAGAAAGGCTTTTTAATAGTAGAAATAACAGCCTTCACAATTATACGATAATAACTTATAATGATGAAACTCTTCCGCAAAATAGGGTAAATTTTGAAAATTTCAATTTTTTAAATTTTGATCCGACGAGCTTTTCTAAGCTTAGACTTCATATAAAATCGGAATTTGAAAAAATAATGATAATTATGGAAAGAGAGCTTGATGCAAGAAGTGTATATGAAAATTTAAAAAAGATAAATCAAAAAGTAGAGATCGACATAATGGATTTTTGGGGTTTAGAAGATAAGCTAAATAATGATTATCTTTTAAGGCTTATAGATGTAAGAAAGATCTTAAGCTCGAGATTTATGGACTTTTTACCAGATGTTCCTGTTATCGCCGATAATATTGGGCTAGGCATCGGTGAGATTATGGAAGTAAAAGTACCAAATGGAAGCAGCTACGCTTATCGCCACATAGGAAATATAAGAAAGAAAAAATGGAAAATAGCTATGATATATCGTCATCAAAACTACATCATAGCTACGCCAGATACGATCATTTTACCAAACGATGTTTTGCTCATAGTCGGAGAGCCAAGAGTTTTGGAGAGTGTTTTTAGAGCCGTAAAAAAAGAGCCGGGGCAGTTTCCAAGTCCATTTGGAAATAATATTTATCTATCTTTAGATATGAAAAATATGAGCGAAAGTGCGATATTTGCTCTGATAAACGACTCTTTACTGCTTCATTCTAAACTGAATAATAAAAAACTTTTCATAAACGTTATAAATCCGACTTTATCGCCTGTATTTGATGAGATCAAAAAATTACCATCTAAAAATATATTTGTTAATATAGACTATTTTACTTCGAATTACAATATCGCAAAAAAGGTTATGAGTGAGCTTGATATCGGCTTAGTGATCACAAATACTGAATTTTTTAAGAAAAATAAAAAAATGTTTTGGTCACTTAAAACCCCAGTTTTAAAGATAGGTAAAAGCGGATTTCCTTTTGTAAAAAGAGGTGTCGTAGTAGGAAATGAAGAGGACGCTGAGTATCAATCTAGCGTTATTATGGACTGCTGTACGCAGCTAAATTTCGACATAGATTTTTATCATTTTGATGCTAAATTTGATCAAAAAACAGACAATTTAATGGAGCATTTTGATAGTCTTTCAAAGATTTTTAATAAAAAAGTAAATATCATAAGAGACAATCACAATCCTATCTTAAAGCTGAGAAAACGAAGTGATATGTTGCAGTTTATATCTTTTAGCACAAAGGTTTTAGAAGGTGGATTTTTTAGTATTTTTTCAAAAGATATGGGTAGATTGCACTACATACTTGATAAAAACTATCAGCTTTTTATACCTCAAAGTGATAAAATTTAA
- the tgt gene encoding tRNA guanosine(34) transglycosylase Tgt: MNFKIDKTDANARACTIKTAHSTIQTPIFMPVGTLGAVKSLDAIDLKEILDTKIILANTYHLYLRPTSKVVREFGGLHGFSKFDRSFLTDSGGFQAFSLSKISKPDENGIKFKSHIDGSTHYFTPKSVLDTQYDLRSDIMMILDDLVALPASFERVELSIKRTINWAKIASEYHKSNKQKGVGIDQNIFGIIQGGTDYNARKFCAEALCEMEFDGLAIGGLSVGESNEEMYDTVEAVMPFIDKDRPRYLMGVGTPEDLVENVERGVDMFDCVMPTRNARNGTLFTSFGKVNIKAAAFIKDDNKIDPQCDCYTCSNFSRGYLNHLYKARELTFFRLASLHNLHYYLNLVKQMREAIMQGKFKEFKKEFYAKRGVL, encoded by the coding sequence ATGAATTTTAAAATAGATAAAACAGACGCTAATGCTAGGGCTTGTACCATAAAAACAGCACACTCGACGATCCAAACTCCCATTTTTATGCCTGTTGGAACACTTGGAGCGGTCAAAAGCCTAGATGCCATAGATCTAAAAGAAATTCTAGACACAAAAATAATACTAGCAAATACTTATCATTTATATTTACGCCCGACAAGCAAGGTCGTAAGGGAGTTTGGCGGGTTACATGGTTTTAGTAAATTTGATAGAAGTTTTTTAACCGATAGTGGTGGATTTCAAGCATTTTCACTATCAAAGATCTCAAAACCAGATGAGAATGGAATTAAATTTAAAAGCCATATAGATGGAAGTACGCACTATTTTACACCTAAAAGCGTACTTGATACGCAATATGATTTAAGAAGCGATATTATGATGATACTTGATGATCTTGTAGCACTTCCGGCTAGTTTTGAGAGAGTTGAGCTAAGCATAAAAAGGACGATAAACTGGGCGAAAATAGCCAGTGAATATCACAAATCAAATAAGCAAAAAGGCGTTGGCATAGATCAAAATATCTTTGGAATCATTCAAGGCGGAACTGACTATAATGCACGAAAATTCTGTGCTGAAGCGCTTTGCGAGATGGAGTTTGACGGACTTGCTATAGGAGGACTAAGCGTTGGAGAGAGTAACGAAGAGATGTATGACACGGTTGAAGCAGTGATGCCTTTCATAGACAAAGATCGCCCACGCTACTTAATGGGCGTTGGAACGCCTGAGGATTTAGTAGAAAATGTAGAGCGCGGCGTGGATATGTTTGATTGCGTTATGCCTACAAGAAACGCACGTAATGGCACGCTTTTTACGAGTTTTGGCAAAGTCAATATAAAAGCTGCGGCATTTATCAAAGATGATAATAAGATCGATCCGCAGTGCGACTGCTATACTTGCTCTAACTTTAGTCGCGGATACTTGAATCATCTTTATAAAGCTAGAGAGCTTACGTTTTTTAGACTAGCAAGTCTTCATAACCTGCATTATTATCTAAATTTAGTAAAACAGATGAGAGAAGCGATAATGCAAGGTAAGTTCAAAGAATTTAAAAAAGAATTTTACGCAAAAAGAGGCGTGTTATGA
- a CDS encoding CorA family divalent cation transporter — protein MINDEHRKKLEKVSSRSGYFSTENYKLLIISTDFHSQNAGFVFLGDEIFEKVQDKFIKTDFAKFKKAVDDALAYFKTTLDKYEEEVINIENVIYKNKFDSGFLSVYFKLKRNFSLLAILHEYFMVALNDFVDEFSGYKKEFKNDTQSLKRIDKVIDDTSSRLSIIFSYYNSMKDQKHSKNLYILTMVSAFFLPLNLITGFFGMNTGDMFLSGANGTVVVFIAMIFFIVISMFWLFKFKK, from the coding sequence ATGATAAATGACGAACATAGAAAAAAGCTAGAAAAAGTATCTAGTAGAAGTGGATATTTTAGCACTGAAAACTACAAACTACTCATCATAAGCACAGATTTTCATAGTCAAAATGCTGGATTTGTATTTTTAGGAGATGAGATATTTGAAAAGGTGCAAGATAAATTTATAAAAACCGATTTTGCTAAATTTAAAAAAGCAGTTGATGATGCCTTAGCGTATTTTAAAACTACACTAGATAAATACGAAGAAGAAGTCATAAACATAGAAAATGTTATATACAAAAATAAATTTGATAGTGGTTTTTTGAGCGTTTATTTTAAGCTAAAAAGAAATTTTTCACTTCTAGCTATACTTCATGAGTATTTTATGGTAGCGTTAAATGACTTCGTAGATGAGTTTAGCGGTTATAAAAAAGAGTTTAAAAATGATACGCAATCGCTAAAAAGAATAGACAAGGTTATAGATGATACATCATCAAGGCTGTCTATTATATTTAGTTATTACAACTCTATGAAAGATCAAAAACATAGCAAAAACTTATATATACTTACTATGGTATCTGCTTTTTTCTTGCCATTAAATTTGATAACCGGATTTTTTGGAATGAATACCGGAGATATGTTTTTAAGTGGAGCAAACGGCACAGTTGTGGTATTTATAGCTATGATATTTTTTATAGTTATATCTATGTTTTGGCTGTTTAAATTTAAAAAATAA
- a CDS encoding replicative DNA helicase, which translates to MINEVGQNLYDLDMERSILSAILFSEDNIGEIYDLISPSDFYLKGHGDVYNAMVECLNHDEPIDPAFIKKRLANNFDDKIFTEIVTTNSILDIKKYALELKEKSIKRSLVKVAHKIPNKVNEDKASRDIVDEISGEIYSLVDNSNGGVIKESKEIIEGVIKEIEKQKTLIDKDVVGVDTGFKRLNEMTKGFKDGDLVIIAARPGMGKTAFVLNLVQKVLNQDLGVVFFSLEMPATQLMLRLLSAKTSIPLQNLMTADMDNDELSRLSDACDEISRKKLFVYDSGNATIHQVRTQMRKLKASNPEIKLCVIDYIGLMTNSSTYSDRHLQIAEISRGLKLLARELSLPVIALSQLNRSLEARANKRPMLSDLRESGAIEQDADTILFVYRNEVYLEQEEKEREQKAKLEGKTYEKKFVPNKIEENAEIIVGKNRNGPTGTAEMIFQKEFTRFVDKSYSSPVESSEFNG; encoded by the coding sequence ATGATCAATGAAGTAGGGCAAAATTTATATGATTTAGATATGGAAAGATCGATCTTAAGTGCGATCTTATTTAGTGAAGACAATATCGGCGAGATATATGATCTAATTTCTCCAAGCGACTTTTATCTAAAAGGTCACGGCGATGTTTATAATGCGATGGTGGAGTGTTTAAATCACGATGAGCCAATCGATCCTGCATTTATCAAAAAACGCCTTGCAAATAATTTTGATGATAAGATCTTTACTGAGATAGTTACTACAAACTCCATACTAGATATCAAAAAATACGCATTAGAACTAAAAGAAAAGTCTATAAAGCGCTCATTAGTAAAAGTGGCGCACAAGATACCAAATAAGGTAAATGAAGACAAAGCAAGTCGCGATATAGTCGATGAGATAAGTGGCGAAATTTACTCTCTTGTAGATAATTCAAATGGTGGGGTTATCAAAGAGAGTAAAGAGATAATAGAGGGCGTCATAAAAGAGATAGAAAAGCAAAAAACACTTATAGATAAAGACGTAGTCGGTGTAGATACCGGATTTAAAAGATTAAATGAGATGACAAAGGGCTTTAAAGACGGCGATCTTGTCATCATCGCGGCTCGTCCTGGTATGGGAAAGACGGCTTTTGTTTTAAATTTAGTTCAAAAAGTTTTAAATCAAGATTTAGGTGTAGTATTTTTTTCACTAGAGATGCCAGCCACTCAGCTTATGCTAAGACTGCTTAGCGCTAAGACTTCTATCCCACTTCAAAACTTAATGACAGCAGATATGGATAATGATGAGCTCTCAAGGCTTAGCGATGCTTGCGATGAGATATCTAGAAAAAAACTTTTTGTATATGATAGCGGAAATGCTACTATCCACCAAGTAAGAACACAAATGAGAAAGCTAAAGGCGTCTAATCCTGAGATAAAGCTTTGCGTGATCGATTATATCGGTTTGATGACAAACTCTTCTACTTACAGCGACAGGCATCTACAAATAGCTGAAATTTCGCGTGGGTTAAAACTTTTAGCTAGGGAGCTAAGTTTGCCAGTTATCGCTTTGTCTCAGCTAAATCGTAGCTTAGAAGCTAGAGCCAACAAGCGTCCGATGCTTAGCGATCTAAGGGAATCAGGAGCCATAGAACAAGACGCAGATACGATACTTTTTGTATATCGAAACGAAGTTTATCTTGAACAAGAAGAGAAAGAAAGAGAGCAAAAAGCAAAGCTTGAGGGTAAAACGTATGAGAAAAAATTCGTTCCAAACAAGATAGAAGAAAATGCCGAAATAATAGTCGGTAAAAATCGTAATGGTCCAACTGGAACTGCTGAGATGATATTTCAAAAAGAATTTACTCGCTTTGTGGATAAAAGCTATTCATCTCCAGTCGAAAGTAGTGAGTTTAACGGCTAA
- the ispG gene encoding flavodoxin-dependent (E)-4-hydroxy-3-methylbut-2-enyl-diphosphate synthase, which produces MQRYKTRQIQVGSVKIGGDAPISVQSMTFSKTRDVKATLEQINRLYFAGCDIVRCAVFNKDDIKGLEQVKKDSPLPIVADIHFNYTYALEVAKFVDAIRINPGNIGGKERIKAVVQACKENQIPIRIGVNSGSLEEQFEKAYGRSVKGMIESALYNIKLLEEFEFTDIAISLKSSDVAKTMEAYRTLRPLVEYPFHLGVTEAGTTFHATIKSAIALGGLLLEGIGDTMRVSITGELEEEIKVARAILQDSGRQRSGLNIISCPTCGRLQSDLMKAVKIVEEKTAHISEPLNVSVMGCVVNAIGEAKGADVAIAFGKGNGLIMRHGEVVAKLKEDELVDRFLSEIDDEIKQRASK; this is translated from the coding sequence ATGCAAAGATACAAAACAAGACAAATTCAAGTAGGCAGTGTAAAGATAGGCGGTGACGCTCCTATCAGCGTTCAGTCGATGACGTTTTCAAAAACAAGAGACGTAAAAGCGACTTTAGAGCAGATAAATCGGCTGTATTTTGCTGGGTGCGATATAGTTCGTTGCGCTGTGTTTAATAAAGATGATATAAAGGGGCTTGAGCAGGTTAAAAAAGATAGCCCATTACCGATCGTGGCTGATATACACTTTAACTATACTTATGCTTTGGAAGTGGCTAAATTTGTAGATGCTATCAGGATAAATCCTGGCAATATCGGCGGAAAAGAACGCATAAAAGCTGTTGTTCAGGCCTGCAAAGAAAACCAAATTCCTATTCGTATAGGAGTAAATTCAGGTAGTCTTGAAGAGCAGTTTGAAAAGGCTTATGGTAGAAGCGTTAAAGGTATGATAGAAAGCGCGCTATATAATATAAAACTTCTTGAAGAGTTCGAATTTACTGACATAGCTATCAGCCTAAAGTCAAGTGATGTTGCTAAAACTATGGAGGCTTATAGGACTTTAAGACCGCTTGTAGAGTATCCGTTTCATCTTGGAGTGACTGAGGCAGGAACTACTTTTCACGCTACTATAAAGTCAGCCATAGCACTTGGAGGTTTGTTGCTTGAGGGTATCGGCGATACGATGAGAGTGAGCATAACAGGAGAACTTGAAGAAGAGATAAAAGTAGCTCGTGCCATACTTCAAGATAGTGGTCGCCAAAGATCTGGGCTAAATATCATCTCATGTCCTACTTGTGGTAGATTGCAAAGTGATCTTATGAAAGCTGTGAAAATAGTAGAAGAAAAAACCGCTCATATAAGTGAGCCTTTAAACGTAAGCGTAATGGGATGTGTGGTAAATGCGATAGGAGAAGCAAAAGGTGCAGACGTAGCGATCGCTTTTGGCAAGGGAAATGGGCTAATTATGCGTCATGGCGAAGTTGTGGCAAAACTAAAAGAAGATGAGCTAGTGGATAGATTTTTAAGCGAGATAGATGATGAGATTAAGCAAAGGGCCAGCAAATAA
- a CDS encoding AAA family ATPase, whose translation MFKTGSPVKGDDFIDRKKHLPIFKAYLENNQHIMIKAPRRFGKTSLIKQVFEHEKAFNYIYIDLRRAMDLASLSNQILEKAYGFAGIYGFFEQFKKSITELLKTIQKVKIDDIGEITLKHLENGVKDEREYFLHSLEVVEKISKKKNLNIKFVFDEFQDILRISDDFILEQIRSVVQHHQNVTYIFLGSIESVMTKIFSSKISPFFHFAKIIKLDGLDIEELFDYAKEVFDKKDISLDHSLSDMLKFLNGHPDYSIQVLQTLYYKTTVESIKFIDYSLCVEVLTSVIIANKPYLEELISKTKQKKSHYEVLHAIANAYSPNLNPKSLYSIHSSLEDMGLIRKIGRGEYKINDIFLEILLKQKDDELILENKIIIDDFLGA comes from the coding sequence ATGTTTAAAACAGGAAGCCCTGTAAAAGGCGATGATTTTATAGATAGAAAAAAGCATTTACCGATATTTAAAGCTTATTTGGAAAATAATCAACATATTATGATTAAAGCTCCTAGGAGATTTGGTAAAACTTCTTTGATAAAACAAGTTTTTGAGCATGAAAAAGCTTTTAATTATATTTATATAGATTTAAGAAGAGCGATGGACTTAGCTTCATTATCTAATCAAATTTTAGAAAAAGCTTATGGATTTGCCGGTATCTACGGCTTTTTTGAGCAATTTAAAAAGTCTATCACCGAGCTTCTAAAAACAATACAAAAAGTAAAAATAGATGATATAGGTGAGATCACTTTAAAGCATTTAGAAAATGGCGTTAAAGATGAAAGAGAGTATTTTTTACACTCTTTAGAAGTGGTGGAAAAAATATCTAAAAAAAAGAATTTAAATATTAAATTTGTATTTGACGAGTTTCAAGATATTTTGCGTATAAGCGATGATTTTATATTGGAGCAAATTCGCTCAGTAGTCCAGCATCATCAAAACGTTACTTATATTTTTTTAGGAAGCATAGAAAGTGTAATGACAAAGATATTTTCTTCTAAAATTTCGCCTTTTTTTCATTTTGCTAAGATTATAAAGCTAGATGGGCTAGATATAGAAGAGTTGTTTGACTATGCTAAAGAAGTGTTTGATAAAAAAGATATCAGTTTGGATCACTCACTATCAGATATGCTGAAATTTCTAAACGGACATCCAGATTATTCTATCCAAGTATTGCAAACTTTGTACTATAAAACTACTGTTGAGAGTATTAAATTTATAGATTATAGTTTGTGCGTTGAAGTTTTAACTTCTGTCATAATCGCAAATAAGCCTTATCTAGAAGAGCTTATTTCCAAAACTAAACAAAAGAAATCTCATTATGAAGTTTTGCACGCGATAGCAAACGCTTATAGTCCAAATTTAAATCCTAAAAGCTTATATAGCATTCATAGCTCTTTAGAAGATATGGGACTTATAAGAAAAATAGGACGCGGAGAGTATAAGATAAACGATATATTTTTAGAAATTTTGTTAAAACAAAAAGATGATGAATTAATACTTGAAAATAAAATAATAATTGACGATTTTTTAGGAGCTTAA
- a CDS encoding nicotinate phosphoribosyltransferase, giving the protein MDKFKYFNALFTDFYELTMAQGYYKENINHKVVFDMFFRKNPFNSGFAIFAGAHTLLDIISEFKFKSEDIDFLRSQMIFDDDFLDYLRDFKFGGDIYMVDEGSVVFPDEPLLRIHANLIEAQIIEGIVLNTLNFQSLIATKTARIWLAAKGAPIMEFGLRRAQGFDGAMSASRAAYIGGSAGTSNTLASKIYGIPTMGTMAHSWVMSFSSELEAFRAYAKIYPQNSVFLIDTYDTLRSGIKNAIIVGGELVKKGYNFGVRLDSGDISYLAKEVRRELDKAGFFGAKISVSNELTEEIISTLVASNVPIDSWGIGTHMVTGGSESSFAGVYKLCAKSDETNCIKPTMKFSDNPFKMTNPGVKNVYRLYDENDMAIADILTLDSEIIEPNIQYRFYHPMMDYRQFSCKPAKVEPLLKQCFSNGKRVTSRLSDKCVLIQSRTTMQTGLASLDESYKRLLNPHIYKVSLSQNLRNLKAKFIEENIR; this is encoded by the coding sequence TTGGATAAATTTAAATACTTCAATGCTTTATTTACTGATTTTTACGAACTTACAATGGCTCAAGGTTACTATAAAGAAAATATCAATCACAAAGTTGTATTTGATATGTTTTTTAGAAAAAATCCATTTAATAGTGGTTTTGCTATTTTTGCCGGAGCCCACACTTTACTTGACATCATCAGCGAGTTTAAATTTAAAAGTGAAGATATAGATTTTTTAAGATCTCAGATGATATTTGATGATGATTTTTTAGACTATTTGAGAGATTTTAAATTTGGCGGCGATATCTATATGGTAGATGAGGGTAGTGTTGTCTTCCCCGATGAGCCGTTGCTTAGAATACATGCAAATCTCATAGAAGCTCAGATCATAGAAGGTATAGTCTTAAACACGCTAAATTTCCAAAGTCTTATAGCTACTAAAACAGCTAGAATTTGGCTTGCGGCAAAAGGTGCACCTATAATGGAATTTGGGCTTAGAAGAGCTCAGGGATTTGACGGGGCTATGAGTGCTTCAAGAGCCGCTTATATAGGTGGCTCAGCAGGCACTTCAAATACTTTGGCTAGTAAGATTTATGGTATTCCTACTATGGGAACCATGGCGCATTCTTGGGTTATGTCTTTTTCTAGCGAACTTGAAGCTTTTAGAGCTTATGCAAAGATTTATCCTCAAAACTCTGTTTTTTTGATAGATACTTATGACACTCTAAGATCAGGCATCAAAAACGCTATCATAGTAGGTGGAGAGCTTGTTAAAAAAGGTTATAATTTTGGCGTAAGGCTGGATTCTGGGGATATCTCATATCTAGCAAAGGAAGTACGCAGAGAATTAGACAAAGCTGGATTCTTCGGTGCTAAGATATCTGTATCAAACGAACTCACAGAAGAGATCATCAGTACTCTCGTAGCTAGTAATGTTCCTATTGATAGTTGGGGCATTGGTACCCATATGGTTACTGGTGGCAGCGAGTCTTCATTTGCTGGAGTATATAAATTATGTGCAAAAAGCGATGAGACAAACTGCATAAAACCTACTATGAAATTTAGTGATAATCCATTTAAAATGACAAATCCAGGCGTAAAAAATGTGTATAGACTATATGATGAAAATGATATGGCTATAGCCGATATTTTGACTTTAGACTCTGAGATCATAGAGCCAAATATCCAGTATAGATTTTATCATCCAATGATGGATTATAGGCAGTTTTCTTGCAAACCTGCAAAAGTAGAACCATTGTTAAAACAGTGTTTTTCAAATGGTAAGCGTGTGACTTCAAGACTTAGTGATAAGTGTGTACTTATCCAGAGCCGCACGACTATGCAAACAGGGCTTGCTAGTTTAGATGAGTCATATAAAAGACTGTTGAATCCTCATATTTATAAAGTGTCTTTATCTCAAAATCTTAGAAATCTTAAAGCTAAATTTATAGAAGAAAACATCAGATAA